The genomic region CCGGCGCGATCCCGCGCGCGCTGGGGATGGTCAGGTCCGTGTTGGACGCGAACCACGGCACACCGCTGTTGATCGCGTACGCCGCTTCCGCGAACCGGGACCATGCCAGGTCGGGCCCGCCGTACCCCTGCGCCACCGCGAGCGGCGAGTCGTCCGCCGAGTCCACCGGCTCCAGACCGCGCTCGCGCAGCGCGACCCGGAGCCCTTCGCCACCGATCACCAACACCTTCGCGCCCGCCGGGACCTGATCGGCGATCAGCCGGGACACCGCCTGCGCCGAGGTGATGACATCGGCGGCCTCCGCGGGCACGCCCAGCTCGGTCAGGTGCTGTGCCACGGCCGTCGGCGTGCGCAGCGCGTTGTTGGTGACGTACGCCAGGTGCATACCGCCGTTCCGGGCGGCGCCGAGAGACTCGACGGCATGGCCGATGGCCTCGCCGCCCGCGTACACCACCCCGTCCAGATCGAGCAGAGCGGTGTCGTACGCATCGTTCAGCGCAGTCCTGCTGCCGTCGGGCCTGGTCCTGCTCTGCCGGGTCATCTCACTCCTCGTTCGCTGCTTCTCCCCCGATCATCCCGCATCACGGAACCGCACTTACCATGCAGCAATGACTTCAAGTGGTCGGCACGCGGACAACGGATTGCACCTGTTCCCCTTCCGCGGACTGCGCTACGTCCCCGAGCGGGTGGGCAGCCTCGCGGCCGTCACCTCGCCGCCGTACGACGTCGTGGTCAGGCCGGACGGCCTGCTGCACCTGGAGTCCGCCGACCCGCACAACATCGTCCGGCTGATCCTGCCGCAGGCCGACACCCCCGCCGCCCGCAACGAGAAGGCCGCCGCGACGCTCGCCCACTGGCTCGCGGACGGCATCCTCGCCCCCGACGCCGAGCCCGCGCTGTACGTGTACGAGCAGCGCCACGGTGATGTGCTCCAGCGCGGCCTGATCGGCGCGCTGGCCCTGTCCACCCCCGAGGAGGGGATCGTCCTCCCCCACGAGGACGTGATGGCGGACATCGTCGAGGACCGGGCGGCGCTGATGCGGACGACGGCCGTCAATTTCGAACCGCTGCTCCTGACGTACCGCAGCGACGGCAGCGCGACCGGCGCCACCGCTGTCATCGACCGCACCATCGCCCGGCCGCCGCTGCTCGCGACGACCACCGAGGACGGATTCAGCCACCGGCTCTGGTCGCTGACCGATCCGGCGGAGATCACGGCGGCCCGGTCCGATCTCGCGGGACGCCAGGCCCTGATCGCCGACGGACACCACCGTTGGGCGACGTATCTGCGGCTGCGCGACGAGCATCCGGGGCCCGGCCCCTGGAACTACGGCCTGGTGCTCCTCATCGACACCGTCCGCTATCCGCTCCGGGTCCGCGCCATCCACCGGCTGCTGCACCGGCTGCCGGTCGCCGAGGCCCTGGCGGCGGTGGCGGACACCTTCCGGGTCCGCACGGTGGGGGGCCTCCCGCAGGCGCTGGACGCTCTCGGCGCGGCGGCTGCCGAGGGCAACGCCTTTCTGCTGGCGGGGGACGGCGCCTTCCACCTCGTCGACCGGCCTTCCGCGGAGCTGCTGGCCCGTACGGTCCCCACGGACCACCCGCCGGCCTGGCGCACGCTGGACGCGACCGTCCTGCACCACACGCTGCTGGACGAGGTCTGGCGGATTCCTGACACGCCGGAGCACATCGCGTACATCCACGCCACGGACGCGGCGGTCGAGCAGGCGGAACGGCGCGGGGGGACGGCTGTCCTCATGCATCCGGTACGCGAGGAGGTCGTCCGGGATCTGGCCCGCCAGGGTGTGACGATGCCTCGCAAGTCGACTTCGTTCGGCCCGAAACCGGCGACGGGCCTGGTCCTGCGCAGCCTCACCATCGACTGAGCGGCTGATCGGCCGGGATGACACCGGGAACTCATCGGGAAAACAGCGAAGGGCCGCACCCCGGTGACCGGGGTGCGGCCCTTCTCACTTGCTCTGCTGCTCTGCTCAGACGGACTCAGTCCTGGTCGTCGCCCTTGGCGCGGCCGGGACGGTCGTCGTCGGCCTCCGCACCGGACTCCTCGTCGTCCGACAGCGCGTCGTCCAGCAGCTCATCGGGGTCGTCGCCCGACTCGTGCTCGACGTCGACGAACTCCACGCCCTCCAGCTCGGCAAGCCGGTCCGAGGCATCCGTGGCGCCGTCCTTGTCGGACTCGATGGTCTTGGCGAACCACTCGCGCGCCTCGTCCTCGCGCCCGGCCGCGAGCAGCGCGTCGGCGTACGCGTACCGCAGCCGAGCGGTCCACGGCTGTACCGAGTTCGACGCCAGTTCGGGGCTCTGCAACGTCACGATCGCCGCGTCGATCTGCCCCATGTCCCGGCGCGCGCCGGCGGCGACCAGTCGCATCTCGACCTGGCCCGCCTTGTCGAGCTTCGCCACCTCGGGCTCGCCGGCCATCGCCATCGCACGCTCGGGCCGCCCCAGTCCACGCTCGCAGTCCGCCATGACGGGCCACAGGTCGACGGTGCCGGTCATCCGGCGGGTGGCACGGAACTCGGCGAGGGCCTCCGTGTACTTCTGTGTGGCGTACGCGGCGAAGCCGGCCGCCTCACGCACGGCGGCCACCCGCGAGGCCAGGCGGAGCGCGATGCGCGCGTACGCGTAGGCCTCCTCCGGGTCCTCGTCGATGAGCCGGGCGACCATCACCAGGTTCTTCGCGACATCCTCGGCGAGGGTCTTCGGCAGGCTCATCAGCTCCTGCCGCACGTCCTTGTCGATCTCCTGACCGGTGACGTCCTCGGGGATCGGCAGCCGCTTGACGGGCTCGCGGTCGCGGTCCCGGTCGTCGCGCTGGAAGCCACCACCACTGCCACGGTCGTCGCGCTGCCCGCCACGGTAGCCACCGCGGTCCCGGTCGTCGCGCTGTCCACCGCGGTAGCCACCGCCGGTGCCACGGTCCCGGCTGTCCCCGCGGCTGTCGTCACGGCGGAAGCCGCCACGGTCGCCACCGCGGTCGTCACGTCGCTCGCTTCCACGGTCGTCACGTCGGCCGTAGCTGCCCCCGCTGGGACGGTCGTCGCGACGGAAACCGCCGCCCCGCTCGTCGTCACGACGCGGGCCGCTGGAGGGGCGGTCGTCGCGACCGCCGCGGTACCCACCGCTGCTGGACGCGGGACGGCCACCACGGTCGTCGCGCCGCTCGAAGCCACCACCACTGGGACGGCCACCACGGTTGTCGTCACGGCGGTCATCGCGCCGGTCGTCACGGCGGAAAGGCGGACGGTCATCGCGACGGGCAAACCCACCACCGCTGCTCGGACGCCCACCACGCTCGTCATCACGACGCGGACCGCTCGACCGGTCGTCGCGCTGTCCACCGCGGTAGCCACCGCCGGTGCCACGGTCGCCACGGCTGTCGTCACGGCGGAAGCCGCCGCGGTCACCACCACGGTCGTCACGTCGGCCGTACGAACCGCCCGAGGAACTGGAGGGGCGGTCGTCGCGACCGCCGCGGTACCCACCGCTGGTGGACGCGGGACGGCCACCACGGTCGTCGCG from Streptomyces sp. NBC_01267 harbors:
- a CDS encoding HAD-IIA family hydrolase gives rise to the protein MTRQSRTRPDGSRTALNDAYDTALLDLDGVVYAGGEAIGHAVESLGAARNGGMHLAYVTNNALRTPTAVAQHLTELGVPAEAADVITSAQAVSRLIADQVPAGAKVLVIGGEGLRVALRERGLEPVDSADDSPLAVAQGYGGPDLAWSRFAEAAYAINSGVPWFASNTDLTIPSARGIAPGNGAAVEVVRIATGAEPQVAGKPLPPMHRETVLRTGAERPLVVGDRLDTDIEGAFNGGVDSLLVLTGVTDGAQLLAARPEHRPTYVDADLRGLLTGQPEVTGDGGRFSCGGWTASVRDDALAVDGAGDALDGLRALCAAAWTYAGDGSCALDGGKALSRVGL
- a CDS encoding DUF1015 domain-containing protein, whose product is MTSSGRHADNGLHLFPFRGLRYVPERVGSLAAVTSPPYDVVVRPDGLLHLESADPHNIVRLILPQADTPAARNEKAAATLAHWLADGILAPDAEPALYVYEQRHGDVLQRGLIGALALSTPEEGIVLPHEDVMADIVEDRAALMRTTAVNFEPLLLTYRSDGSATGATAVIDRTIARPPLLATTTEDGFSHRLWSLTDPAEITAARSDLAGRQALIADGHHRWATYLRLRDEHPGPGPWNYGLVLLIDTVRYPLRVRAIHRLLHRLPVAEALAAVADTFRVRTVGGLPQALDALGAAAAEGNAFLLAGDGAFHLVDRPSAELLARTVPTDHPPAWRTLDATVLHHTLLDEVWRIPDTPEHIAYIHATDAAVEQAERRGGTAVLMHPVREEVVRDLARQGVTMPRKSTSFGPKPATGLVLRSLTID
- a CDS encoding tetratricopeptide repeat protein, coding for MRQELMSLPKTLAEDVAKNLVMVARLIDEDPEEAYAYARIALRLASRVAAVREAAGFAAYATQKYTEALAEFRATRRMTGTVDLWPVMADCERGLGRPERAMAMAGEPEVAKLDKAGQVEMRLVAAGARRDMGQIDAAIVTLQSPELASNSVQPWTARLRYAYADALLAAGREDEAREWFAKTIESDKDGATDASDRLAELEGVEFVDVEHESGDDPDELLDDALSDDEESGAEADDDRPGRAKGDDQD